In Streptococcus mitis, the DNA window AGAGTGACAAGATGTCATCACCAAAATTCCTGAGAGCAATGTTGGAATCTTCCCTTTTGTATAAAGAAGGCCTGCTGCCATTCCAGCCAAACACCCTGCTCCTACAGCAACAAGTGTCGCTAAAAAGGGATTTACACCTTTGGTTATCAGAGTGACAGCAACAGCTCCCCCAAGAGGGAAGGAACCTTCTGTCGTCATATCTGGAAAGTTCAAAATCCTAAATGTCATAAAGATTCCCAGACCTAGAATAGCCCAGACAAATCCTTGAGAAATAATAGATAGTATCATTTGTTTCTTAACCTTTTCTATATGATTTCTATTGTAAAAAATTGGAGGAGATGTCCCCCAACTCCTCCATTGTAGATTATTCAATCACTTGTCCTGCTTCTTTTAGAACAGATTCAGGAATAGTAATACCTAACTCTTGTGCCATTTTTTTATTGATTACTGACTTACCAGTTGAAAATACATTGACTGGAGTATCAGCTGGTTTTGCACCTTTCAAAACTTGAGCAATCATTTTACCTGTTGCCACACCGAGGTCATGTTGGTCAACTACAACGGATGCCAAACCACCTGCTTCTACCATGGCAGTTGCGCTTGGGTAAATTGGTTTTTTAGCTGATTGATTGCTTGATACAACTGTTGAAAATGCAGATGCGATTGTGTTATCGATTGGAACCCAGATAGCATCGACCTTGCTAGTCATAACATTGACTGTTGAAGCAATTTCATTTGTTGAAGGAACTGCAAATGTTTCCACTGTCAAACCTGCTTTTTCAGCAAAAGCCTTAAATTCTTCTACCTGTGTTTTTGAATTGTCTTCGCTGCTTGAGTAAAGAGCTCCGATTGTTTTCACATTTGGTGTCAAAGCTTTGATGAGTTCAACTTGTTGTTGAGCTGGATTGTGGTCAGACACCCCTGTAATGTTGCCACCTGGTTTTTTCAAATCTTTGACCAAGTTAGCACCGATTGGGTCAGTAATAGCGGCCATGATAACCGGTAGGTCTTTTGTGGCACTAGCCAAGCCTTGAGCAGCTGGTGTAGCAATACCAACCACAAGGTCATTCCCATTTGCAACCAACTGTTTACTCATTGTCGCAACCTTACTTTGGTCACCTTCTGAGTTCATAAAGTCGATTTTAACTTGATCATCTTTATATCCTTCTTCTGCAAGTCCATCTTGAATCCCTTTATAAATCAAGTCAAGAGAGGGATGGCTCACAAACTGAAGAACACCAACTTTGGCAACTTTCTTTTCATTCTTAGCTTCTGGTTTATTCATTGAAGAGTAAATCAAGCTTCCTGCTACTAAGACTGCTAATGCAGCGATAATTCCAATTAAACGTTTATTTTTCATTCTATTTCTCCTTTTTAATTCCTTTAAAACACTTCACTTATCTAAACAAGCGACGCCATCGTTTTCTTTCCATACTAACCTCCATCAAAAAAAGCCCTCACACAAAAAACTTGTGTGAGGACGTCGATGCGCGGTACCACCTCAATTATAGGGATTTTCCCCTATCACTCTGTCTCGCAATAACGAGATGCACTGTAAGGTGTGCTCACCGAATTTTTATGATTTCAAATTCTAAATAACATCCAGCCCAATTTTCATCATCATCACTTATCTGTTTTCAGCTAGCACAGACTCTCTAAAAAGTTTATATGATTACTTTTCTGAATGGTTAAATTATATCATTTTTCAACTACTTGTCAAGACTCTTTGAGAATTTTTTTGAACTATTCAAAAACTTCCCCTATGAAAAAGAGGAAGTTTGAAAGGGTATCAGCCTGAATTACGCAATCCTGTCGCAATTCCGTTGATGGTTGTATGGATTAATTTTTCTTGATCGCTTGATAATTCTCCTCGACGTTGACGTTTAATCAACTCCAACTGGATATAGTTGAGGATATTAAAGTAAGGCATACGGTAATCCAAACTTGCTTTTAGATATGGATTTTCAGCCAAGAGTTCATCGTAACCTTCGATAGCCAAGATAACTTCTTTGGTGACTTGCCATTCATTTAGAATAGTCTCATAGATTGCTTTTACTTGATCATCTTCGCAAAGTTTCGCATATTCAAAAGCAATGTTCATATTTGATTTTGACAAGACCATATCAACATTTGAAAGAAGTGACTGGAAGAAAGGCCAATTTTGGTACATATCTCGTAGGATAGCGATATTCTCTGGATTTTTATCAATAAATTCCTTGAAGCTTGAACCAACTCCATACCAGCCAGGGAACATGACGCGGCTTTGCGACCATGAGAAGACCCAAGGGATAGCTCGCAAACCACCGATTTCAGTAATAGTCTTACGAGCAGCTGGACGAGAACCAATATTAAAGCTTGAAATAGCCTTGATTGGACTTGACTCGAAGAAATAATCATAGAAATGGTCATTACCAAAGACCAAATCACGGTAGATATCGTAACTACGGTCCACTACTTGGTCCATAATAGCTTCATAACGATTTGAGGTATTGGTATCACTCTTCTTCTGAGTAATCATACGGTTAATGGCTGCAGATACTAACATTTCAAGGTTATAGTAAGCAGCGTCTTTGTTACCGTATTTATTGCCAATTACTTCACCCTGCTCCGTCAAGCGGATACGATCCTTAATAGACTTGAGCGGTTGAGAGGTGATGGCTTCATAGGTTGGTCCACCACCACGACCGACAGTCCCACCACGGCCGTGGAAGAAGGTAACCTTAACGCCAAATTCATCTCCAATAGCAGTCAATTGTTGTTGAGCCTTGTAGAGGGTCCAACATGATGAAAGGTAACCACCATCTTTATTACTATCAGAGTAACCAAGCATGATTTCTTGGTAGTTATTACGTGAAGCAATCCATTTCTTAGCAAGAGGAAGAGAAAGGTATTCTCTCATGGTTTCTTCTGAGTGGTCCAAGTCTTCAATTGTTTCAAAGAGAGGAACAATTTGGACACGGGCTCTTTCTTTATCAACTAACCCTACTTCTTTTAGCAAGATAGCCAATTCCAACATGTCTGATACGCTGGTTGCATGTGAAATGATTGTCTGACGAATGACATCATCTCCCAACTTATCTTTCAACTTACGAGCAGCCTTAAAGATTGCTAATTCTTTTTCAAGTAACTCTGATTTTTCAACATGAGTGGCAGAAAGAATACGTGGATCTTCTTCTAATTCTTTCAAAAGAAGCTGGCATTTTTCTTCTTCACTGAGTTCACTATAATGAGAATGAATTCCTGCTGATTTCAAGAGTTCGGCCACACAAGCTTCATGAACACTAGAATCTTGACGCATGTCAATAGATGCCAAATAGAAACCAAAAATTTCAACTGCCTGAATCAGCTCAACAAAATCACCAGAAATCAGTGCTTCACCCTTATTTTCCAAAAGGGAATCACGAATGGTAATTAAGTCCTTATAAAAATCATTGGCTGTGTCATAGTGAGCCCCAACTTCCTTATCTTCAATGAGATAAGCTTTTGTCGCTTGGATTTTTGATTGAATATCAAACAAGGCACGACGGTAAAGCTCTTTTTCACGATAAATAGAGTTATCCTTGGATTGACGAGCCATTTCTCTAACTTGCTTGCTTACATTGACAATACTAGTTGAGAGAGAGAACTCACGATAGAGCTGGTAAATCTTTTCATCATAGTAGTTCATGATGACTTCACACTGAGTCATAGCAGATTGTTTCAAGGTATCTGCTGTAACAAAAGGATTCCCATCACGGTCTCCACCAATCCACATTCCCATGGTAATTGGTTTAGGATGTTTCAACTCCAGTCCATGTTTTTTAGCCAGACGCTTGTACTCAGCAGTCAAATGAGGAACTGCCTTCAAAAATGAACTATTGTAGTATTCCATAACATTCGTGATTTCATTGGTTACTTTCAATTTCTTTTCACGAATCATGTCTGTCTGCATAATAATCTCAATGTAACGACGGAGATCATTATGCCATTTTTCCTTATTAATCAAGCCTAATTTCACATCACGATACTTACGCAAGAGGGTGTGGATATG includes these proteins:
- the ppc gene encoding phosphoenolpyruvate carboxylase yields the protein MSLQKLENYSNKAVVQEEVLILTELLEDITKNMLAPETFEKIMQLKELSTQEDYQGLNQLVTSLTNDEMAYISRYFSILPLLINISEDVDLAYEINHQNNIDQDYLGKLSATIKMVAEKENAVEILEHLNVVPVLTAHPTQVQRKSMLDLTNHIHTLLRKYRDVKLGLINKEKWHNDLRRYIEIIMQTDMIREKKLKVTNEITNVMEYYNSSFLKAVPHLTAEYKRLAKKHGLELKHPKPITMGMWIGGDRDGNPFVTADTLKQSAMTQCEVIMNYYDEKIYQLYREFSLSTSIVNVSKQVREMARQSKDNSIYREKELYRRALFDIQSKIQATKAYLIEDKEVGAHYDTANDFYKDLITIRDSLLENKGEALISGDFVELIQAVEIFGFYLASIDMRQDSSVHEACVAELLKSAGIHSHYSELSEEEKCQLLLKELEEDPRILSATHVEKSELLEKELAIFKAARKLKDKLGDDVIRQTIISHATSVSDMLELAILLKEVGLVDKERARVQIVPLFETIEDLDHSEETMREYLSLPLAKKWIASRNNYQEIMLGYSDSNKDGGYLSSCWTLYKAQQQLTAIGDEFGVKVTFFHGRGGTVGRGGGPTYEAITSQPLKSIKDRIRLTEQGEVIGNKYGNKDAAYYNLEMLVSAAINRMITQKKSDTNTSNRYEAIMDQVVDRSYDIYRDLVFGNDHFYDYFFESSPIKAISSFNIGSRPAARKTITEIGGLRAIPWVFSWSQSRVMFPGWYGVGSSFKEFIDKNPENIAILRDMYQNWPFFQSLLSNVDMVLSKSNMNIAFEYAKLCEDDQVKAIYETILNEWQVTKEVILAIEGYDELLAENPYLKASLDYRMPYFNILNYIQLELIKRQRRGELSSDQEKLIHTTINGIATGLRNSG
- the trpX gene encoding tryptophan ABC transporter substrate-binding protein, with protein sequence MKNKRLIGIIAALAVLVAGSLIYSSMNKPEAKNEKKVAKVGVLQFVSHPSLDLIYKGIQDGLAEEGYKDDQVKIDFMNSEGDQSKVATMSKQLVANGNDLVVGIATPAAQGLASATKDLPVIMAAITDPIGANLVKDLKKPGGNITGVSDHNPAQQQVELIKALTPNVKTIGALYSSSEDNSKTQVEEFKAFAEKAGLTVETFAVPSTNEIASTVNVMTSKVDAIWVPIDNTIASAFSTVVSSNQSAKKPIYPSATAMVEAGGLASVVVDQHDLGVATGKMIAQVLKGAKPADTPVNVFSTGKSVINKKMAQELGITIPESVLKEAGQVIE